The following proteins come from a genomic window of Pyxidicoccus sp. MSG2:
- a CDS encoding sigma 54-interacting transcriptional regulator — protein MPHNGPRDSLSPLGVAEVSTAVGEQQRVTESADELVPALTLISHPTATRAGARLLLDAVLAGRDVALSRNGPNFTRPGEPFGHPLSDPFVSRIPIVFSKGDTGWIRLRVVEGGTRVTVNHQLVTDCEFTREALAAGVPLDVSGRLVLLLHLASRETGVPADTLGMLGDSQGIRRVREHIQRIADLQVPVLVRGETGTGKELVAQAIHQHGPRQGRPFISVNLGAIPKELAAAELFGAQRGAFTGATRDREGFFRAAQGGTLFLDEVGEAPPEVQVMLLRVLETGELYPVGGNTPIKTDVRLIAATDSNLEEHIRDGRFKAPLLHRLSGYEIRLPPLRERREDLGELFRHFAREELEAIGEAHRLTSRDLYAEPWLPTSLALRLLCFAWPGNIRQLRNITRQLVIGSRGQPVLRLDPRLAEELETAAMASPVAMPPAAVARRKSTEVTGEELLSALREHQWDLKLTADRLGIPRSSIYNVIDKHPNLRRAGTLTAEEITSCHRECAGDLDAMVRRLEVSKKALNRRLKELGLSTRGS, from the coding sequence ATGCCTCACAACGGGCCTCGTGATTCCCTGTCCCCCTTGGGGGTGGCCGAGGTCTCGACGGCCGTCGGAGAGCAGCAGCGGGTCACGGAGTCCGCTGACGAGCTGGTGCCGGCCCTGACCCTCATCTCCCATCCGACGGCGACGCGCGCGGGAGCGCGGCTCCTCCTGGACGCGGTCCTCGCGGGCCGCGACGTCGCGCTGTCCCGGAACGGCCCGAACTTCACCCGGCCCGGAGAGCCTTTCGGCCATCCGCTGTCGGACCCTTTCGTCAGCCGGATTCCCATCGTGTTCTCCAAGGGAGACACCGGGTGGATCCGGCTGCGGGTCGTCGAGGGCGGAACCCGCGTGACGGTGAACCACCAGCTCGTGACGGACTGTGAGTTCACGCGGGAAGCGCTGGCGGCGGGCGTGCCGCTCGATGTGTCCGGCCGGCTGGTGTTGCTGCTGCACCTGGCCTCGCGCGAGACGGGCGTGCCCGCGGACACGCTGGGAATGCTGGGCGACAGCCAGGGCATCCGGCGAGTGCGCGAGCACATCCAGCGCATCGCCGACCTCCAGGTCCCGGTGCTGGTCCGAGGCGAGACCGGTACGGGCAAGGAGCTGGTGGCCCAGGCCATCCACCAGCACGGCCCGCGACAGGGGCGCCCCTTCATCAGCGTGAACCTGGGCGCCATCCCCAAGGAGCTGGCGGCCGCCGAGCTGTTCGGCGCGCAGCGGGGCGCCTTCACCGGGGCGACCCGAGACAGGGAGGGCTTCTTCCGGGCGGCGCAGGGGGGCACGCTGTTCCTCGACGAGGTGGGCGAGGCCCCGCCCGAAGTGCAGGTGATGCTGCTGCGGGTGTTGGAGACCGGCGAGCTGTACCCGGTGGGCGGCAACACCCCCATCAAGACGGATGTGCGGCTGATTGCCGCGACGGACTCCAACCTGGAGGAGCACATCCGGGACGGGCGCTTCAAGGCGCCGTTGTTGCACCGCCTGTCGGGCTACGAGATCCGGCTGCCACCCCTGCGCGAGCGCCGCGAGGACCTGGGGGAGTTGTTCCGACACTTCGCCCGGGAGGAACTGGAAGCCATTGGCGAGGCCCATCGCCTGACCTCCCGGGACCTCTATGCCGAACCCTGGCTGCCGACCTCGCTCGCGCTGCGCCTGCTGTGCTTCGCGTGGCCCGGCAACATCCGGCAGTTGCGCAACATCACCCGGCAACTGGTCATCGGGAGCCGGGGGCAGCCGGTCCTGCGGCTGGATCCGCGGCTCGCCGAGGAGCTGGAGACCGCCGCCATGGCGAGCCCCGTCGCGATGCCTCCGGCGGCGGTCGCTCGACGCAAGTCCACCGAGGTCACCGGGGAGGAGCTGCTGTCGGCGCTCCGCGAGCACCAGTGGGACCTCAAGTTGACGGCGGACCGGCTCGGGATACCGCGCTCCTCCATCTACAACGTCATCGACAAACATCCGAACCTCCGCAGGGCGGGGACGCTGACCGCGGAGGAGATCACCTCCTGCCATCGGGAGTGCGCAGGCGACCTGGACGCGATGGTCCGGCGCCTGGAGGTCTCCAAGAAGGCGCTCAACCGGCGCCTCAAGGAGCTGGGCCTGAGCACCCGGGGCTCCTGA
- a CDS encoding FKBP-type peptidyl-prolyl cis-trans isomerase, translating into MLRSLLLCALFVPLLGCGEDSQVSPDSGDPTKVTYAEELNVDLSAMTLLPSGVYIQDMPVGSGTEAVALKRVQVHYTGWLPDGTEFDSSRGGPPISFTLGAGEVIEGWDEGIVGMKVGGSRRLVIPSSLGYGEDGVPGVIPQYSVLIFDTELVFVR; encoded by the coding sequence ATGCTCCGCTCGCTGCTGCTCTGTGCCCTGTTCGTCCCGCTGCTCGGGTGTGGAGAGGACTCCCAGGTGTCGCCGGACTCCGGGGACCCCACCAAGGTGACGTACGCGGAAGAGCTGAACGTGGACCTGTCCGCGATGACGCTGCTGCCGAGCGGCGTCTACATCCAGGACATGCCGGTGGGGAGTGGCACGGAGGCCGTGGCGCTGAAGCGGGTGCAGGTGCACTACACGGGCTGGCTGCCCGACGGCACGGAGTTCGACAGCAGCCGCGGTGGGCCGCCCATCTCCTTCACCCTGGGGGCAGGCGAGGTCATCGAAGGATGGGACGAGGGCATCGTCGGCATGAAGGTCGGCGGCTCGCGCCGGCTCGTCATCCCCTCGTCGCTCGGCTACGGCGAGGACGGGGTGCCGGGTGTCATCCCGCAGTACTCGGTGCTCATCTTCGACACGGAGCTGGTGTTCGTGCGCTGA
- a CDS encoding spermidine synthase encodes MSHRVVVTEDPEGLRTLRFEEGGARQSVVWPGEPLRLEAAYTRVSMVGLAFVPRPERILVIGLGGGAIPMFLRAVLPEARIDAVEVEPDVVEAAKLYCGFEEDDALRAHVADGREFIESSGPPYSLIFLDAYGPDSIPGHLATREFLGATRARLTPDGAVVSNVWESLSNPLFDSMLRTWQVSFQQLHRFDVEATTNRILVGLSRAESCSRASLLASAREVQRERRLPFELVPLIARGYQAVPRRLKHGHVLTDAEPG; translated from the coding sequence GTGAGTCACCGCGTCGTCGTCACCGAGGACCCCGAGGGCCTGCGCACCCTGCGCTTCGAGGAGGGAGGCGCGCGCCAGAGCGTGGTGTGGCCCGGTGAGCCGCTGCGGTTGGAGGCCGCCTACACCCGCGTGTCCATGGTGGGCCTGGCCTTCGTGCCGAGACCGGAGCGCATCCTCGTCATCGGCCTCGGCGGAGGCGCGATTCCGATGTTCCTGCGCGCCGTGCTCCCCGAGGCGCGAATCGACGCGGTGGAGGTGGAGCCGGATGTGGTGGAGGCGGCGAAGCTCTACTGCGGCTTCGAGGAGGACGACGCCCTGCGCGCGCACGTGGCGGACGGGCGCGAGTTCATCGAGTCCTCCGGACCGCCCTACTCGCTCATCTTCCTGGATGCCTATGGCCCCGACAGCATCCCCGGGCACCTGGCGACGCGCGAGTTCCTCGGGGCCACGCGGGCGCGCCTGACGCCGGACGGCGCGGTGGTGAGCAACGTGTGGGAGTCGCTGTCCAACCCGCTCTTCGACTCCATGCTCCGCACGTGGCAGGTGAGCTTCCAGCAGCTCCACCGGTTCGACGTGGAGGCGACGACGAACCGCATCCTCGTGGGGCTCTCACGCGCGGAGTCCTGCTCACGCGCGTCGCTGCTGGCGAGCGCCCGGGAGGTGCAGCGCGAGCGGCGCCTCCCATTCGAATTGGTGCCGCTCATCGCCCGCGGCTACCAAGCCGTGCCCCGGCGCTTGAAGCACGGGCACGTGCTGACGGACGCGGAGCCGGGTTGA
- a CDS encoding carbonic anhydrase has translation MAFSLLFSAPVFADEARPWSASPAPTAEGETQHWGYIESIGPEHWGDLPGASACAQGHSETPIALETRGAIPDTHLAPYFQYRPSHVHMVNNGHTVEFTYDAGSSVRVNGREYALAQFHFHTPSEHTEDGKRFPLEMHLVHKDGNGGVVVVGVFIKEGEPNRVLDAAFHHLPHDPGAHSDLEHGLINAAALLPREQAYFQYQGSLTTPPCTEGVEWFVMTKPIEMSDEQIAAFQRLPYLNPNSRALQPLNGRNVYLHTASR, from the coding sequence TTGGCTTTCTCCCTGCTCTTCTCCGCGCCCGTATTCGCGGATGAGGCGCGCCCGTGGTCCGCGAGCCCCGCGCCGACCGCCGAGGGCGAGACGCAGCACTGGGGCTACATCGAGTCCATCGGTCCCGAGCACTGGGGCGATTTGCCCGGGGCGTCCGCCTGTGCGCAGGGCCACTCGGAGACGCCCATCGCCCTGGAGACGCGGGGCGCCATCCCGGACACGCACCTGGCGCCGTATTTCCAGTACCGGCCCAGCCACGTGCACATGGTCAACAACGGCCACACCGTGGAGTTCACGTACGACGCGGGCAGCTCCGTGCGCGTGAATGGCCGCGAGTACGCGCTGGCCCAGTTCCACTTCCACACACCCAGCGAGCACACCGAGGACGGCAAGCGCTTCCCGCTCGAGATGCACCTGGTCCACAAGGACGGCAACGGCGGCGTGGTGGTGGTGGGCGTCTTCATCAAGGAAGGCGAGCCCAACCGCGTGCTGGACGCCGCCTTCCACCACCTGCCGCATGACCCGGGCGCCCACAGCGATTTGGAGCACGGCCTCATCAACGCGGCCGCGCTGCTGCCGCGGGAGCAGGCCTACTTCCAGTATCAGGGCTCGCTGACCACGCCGCCGTGCACCGAGGGCGTCGAGTGGTTCGTGATGACGAAGCCCATCGAGATGTCCGACGAGCAGATCGCCGCCTTCCAGCGCCTGCCGTACCTCAACCCCAACAGCCGCGCGCTCCAGCCGCTCAACGGGCGCAACGTCTACCTGCACACCGCCTCGCGGTAG
- the fusA gene encoding elongation factor G has protein sequence MSRTTRIERYRNIGIMAHIDAGKTTLTERVLFFTGRIHSTGEVHTGSTEMDWMPEEKKRGITITSAATTAFWKPTQGHVAGQPHRINILDTPGHVDFTIEVERSLRVLDGAVAVFDASQGVEPQSEAVWRQADRYGVPRIAFLNKMDKVGADFAMSIASIEERLGARPVAVQLPIGEGSEFRGLVDLVRMVAVVFEGDEGQYREEPLTAELREMAEVYRQRLIEAAADVDATVLEKFVEGRLEEVTAEDLERALRSGTLARTLVPVLGGSAFKKKGVQMLLDAVVNYLPAPSDLAAVEGCVPGTDERVLRPASDSGPPIALAFKLMSDKSVGGIVFLRVYSGTLRAGTVLLNPVTGKRERIGRLMFMHANRREEVAEVYAGDICAALGLKGVRTGDTLCDVEAPVVLESLGVMEPVVQLAIEARSPAELTKLEEGLHRLAAEDPSLRVGVDPESGQVLLSGMGELHLEVVVSRLLTEYGVEARVGQPKVAYRDTLRRQVRQEYRHVRQTGGPGQYARVVLDVGPAPRGAGLVFVDDTRGGSIPRELVPAIEKGVAGAMARGVRDGVPLVDVEVRLVDGDTHVKDSTPQAFAMAGSLALQEAARSAGVLGLEPVMEVEVTTPEEYVGEVLGDLSARRGRVLGMEARGNARVVSARVPMANLFGYVNGLRGRTQGRAQASMRLGAYEPVPEALQTAQAEARV, from the coding sequence ATGTCTCGCACCACGCGCATCGAGCGGTACCGCAACATCGGCATCATGGCCCACATCGACGCGGGCAAGACGACGCTCACCGAGCGCGTCCTGTTCTTCACCGGCCGCATCCACTCCACGGGTGAGGTGCACACCGGCTCCACCGAAATGGACTGGATGCCGGAGGAGAAGAAGCGCGGCATCACCATTACGTCCGCGGCCACCACCGCGTTCTGGAAGCCCACGCAGGGACATGTGGCGGGACAGCCCCACCGCATCAACATCCTGGACACGCCGGGACACGTGGACTTCACCATCGAGGTGGAGCGTTCGCTGCGCGTGCTGGACGGCGCGGTGGCGGTGTTCGACGCGAGCCAGGGCGTGGAGCCCCAGTCGGAGGCGGTGTGGCGGCAGGCGGACCGGTACGGCGTGCCGCGCATCGCCTTCCTCAACAAGATGGACAAGGTGGGCGCGGACTTCGCCATGAGCATCGCGTCCATCGAGGAGCGGCTCGGCGCGCGTCCGGTGGCGGTGCAGTTGCCCATCGGCGAGGGCTCGGAGTTCCGTGGCCTCGTGGACCTCGTGCGCATGGTGGCGGTCGTCTTCGAGGGAGATGAAGGCCAGTACCGCGAGGAGCCCCTCACGGCGGAGCTGCGTGAGATGGCGGAGGTGTACCGGCAGCGCCTCATCGAGGCGGCCGCGGACGTGGACGCGACGGTGCTGGAGAAGTTCGTGGAAGGGCGGCTGGAAGAAGTCACCGCGGAGGACCTGGAGCGTGCGCTGCGCTCGGGCACCCTGGCGCGGACACTGGTGCCGGTGCTGGGCGGTTCGGCCTTCAAGAAGAAGGGAGTGCAGATGTTGCTGGATGCCGTCGTCAACTACCTGCCCGCGCCGTCGGACCTCGCCGCCGTCGAGGGCTGTGTCCCCGGCACGGATGAGCGTGTCCTGCGTCCGGCGTCGGACTCGGGTCCACCCATTGCCTTGGCGTTCAAGCTGATGAGCGACAAGTCCGTGGGCGGAATCGTCTTCCTGCGCGTGTACTCGGGCACGTTGCGCGCGGGCACCGTCCTGCTCAACCCCGTCACGGGGAAGCGTGAGCGGATTGGCCGGCTCATGTTCATGCATGCCAACCGCCGCGAGGAGGTGGCGGAGGTGTACGCGGGAGACATCTGCGCGGCGCTCGGCCTGAAGGGCGTGCGCACGGGCGACACGCTGTGCGACGTGGAGGCTCCGGTGGTGCTGGAGTCTCTGGGCGTCATGGAGCCCGTGGTGCAGCTCGCCATCGAGGCGCGCTCGCCCGCGGAGCTGACGAAGCTGGAGGAAGGCCTGCACCGGCTGGCGGCGGAGGACCCGTCGCTGCGCGTGGGCGTGGACCCGGAGAGCGGCCAGGTGCTGCTGTCCGGCATGGGTGAGCTTCACCTGGAGGTGGTCGTGTCACGGTTGCTGACGGAGTACGGCGTGGAGGCGCGCGTGGGACAGCCGAAGGTGGCGTACCGCGACACGCTCCGGCGCCAGGTGCGCCAGGAGTACCGCCACGTCCGCCAGACGGGTGGGCCGGGGCAGTACGCCCGGGTGGTGCTGGACGTGGGTCCGGCGCCGCGAGGGGCGGGGCTCGTCTTCGTGGACGACACCCGCGGCGGCAGCATTCCGAGGGAGCTGGTCCCCGCCATTGAGAAGGGCGTGGCCGGCGCCATGGCGCGGGGCGTGCGGGACGGCGTTCCACTGGTGGACGTGGAGGTGCGGCTGGTGGATGGCGACACGCACGTGAAGGACTCCACGCCACAGGCGTTCGCCATGGCCGGCTCGCTGGCGCTCCAGGAAGCGGCACGGAGCGCGGGCGTGCTCGGGCTGGAGCCGGTGATGGAGGTGGAGGTGACGACGCCCGAGGAGTACGTCGGTGAGGTGCTCGGAGACCTGTCCGCGCGGCGCGGGCGGGTGCTGGGGATGGAGGCCCGGGGCAACGCGCGAGTGGTCTCCGCGCGCGTGCCGATGGCCAACCTCTTCGGCTACGTGAATGGACTGCGCGGCCGCACGCAGGGACGGGCCCAGGCCAGCATGCGTCTGGGCGCGTACGAGCCAGTGCCGGAAGCGCTCCAGACGGCGCAGGCCGAAGCGCGGGTGTGA
- a CDS encoding cyclic nucleotide-binding domain-containing protein: protein MSGSEVEMLKDDGAPAGAVGEGAFQALQALMMLAEPDRAAQLYEDLGSSQRERLQKEAAQAPVEERQRLAEVMRQARDFSGAARLLDGCGTDALVADLYVQGGHYVEAAEAYLRAGQVERAAAAFERGGALERALEVYRGLSAREPMAQCLVRLGRPYEAAALYRELGQSHAEVEALGSVPAGDPRHLESVLRMCKLLDGEGFTRRALALLADTMRGSDTARADPALAAEKARLLRRMGMEAEADAVIARLPASASAPEANGYGYLKAIPIFGELSLEDMKDLYRVARQVLIPAGAVLLEKGAPGVGLFVLLEGTVEVYSGSEPDARRLNTLGPGTYLGEISLVQDAPVSAQVKARTSVRALRITRAGFQHYLDTHEAAALRIFRLFTQNLAARVRALSS from the coding sequence ATGTCAGGGTCCGAGGTGGAGATGCTCAAGGATGATGGCGCGCCCGCCGGCGCGGTGGGAGAGGGCGCCTTCCAGGCGCTGCAGGCGCTGATGATGCTCGCCGAGCCGGACCGGGCGGCGCAGCTCTACGAAGACCTGGGCTCCTCGCAGCGTGAGCGACTCCAGAAGGAGGCCGCGCAGGCCCCCGTGGAGGAGCGCCAGCGGCTGGCGGAGGTGATGCGGCAGGCGCGTGACTTCTCCGGCGCCGCGCGACTGCTGGACGGCTGTGGCACGGACGCCCTGGTGGCGGACCTGTACGTCCAGGGCGGCCACTATGTGGAAGCGGCGGAGGCCTACCTGCGCGCCGGCCAGGTGGAGCGCGCGGCGGCGGCCTTCGAGCGCGGCGGCGCCCTGGAGCGGGCGCTGGAGGTCTACCGCGGCCTGAGCGCGCGCGAGCCGATGGCGCAGTGCCTGGTCCGGCTGGGACGCCCCTACGAGGCGGCGGCGCTCTACCGCGAATTGGGCCAGTCCCACGCGGAGGTGGAGGCGCTGGGCAGCGTGCCCGCGGGCGACCCGCGCCACCTCGAGTCCGTGCTGCGCATGTGCAAGCTGCTGGACGGCGAGGGCTTCACGCGGCGGGCGCTGGCGCTGCTGGCGGACACGATGCGCGGCTCGGACACGGCGCGCGCGGACCCGGCGCTGGCCGCGGAGAAGGCGCGGCTCTTGCGCCGCATGGGCATGGAGGCGGAAGCCGACGCCGTCATCGCGCGGCTGCCCGCGAGCGCCTCGGCGCCCGAGGCCAATGGCTACGGCTACCTCAAGGCCATTCCCATCTTCGGCGAGCTGTCCCTGGAGGACATGAAGGACCTGTACCGCGTGGCGCGGCAGGTGCTCATCCCCGCGGGCGCGGTGCTGCTGGAGAAGGGCGCGCCGGGCGTGGGCCTCTTCGTGCTGCTGGAGGGCACGGTGGAGGTCTACAGCGGCTCGGAGCCGGACGCGCGGCGTCTCAACACGCTGGGGCCCGGCACGTACCTGGGCGAGATTTCGCTGGTGCAGGACGCCCCCGTGTCCGCACAGGTGAAGGCGCGCACGTCGGTGCGGGCGCTGCGCATCACCCGCGCCGGCTTCCAGCACTACCTGGACACCCACGAGGCCGCGGCGCTGCGCATCTTCCGCCTCTTCACGCAGAACCTCGCCGCGCGCGTCCGGGCCCTGAGCAGCTGA
- a CDS encoding response regulator transcription factor — MKILIVEDDEDKRRQVSEFLKELAPDAVLQEARSMQSGLSAILKGGQDLLILDMTMPTFDITAEEDGGRPQAYAGRELLRHMKRRGIRTPAIVLTQFDRFGEGLDLLTLEQLDTALRAAHAGHYLGAVFYSVTDESWKAHLEKLIRSQVPAEG, encoded by the coding sequence ATGAAGATCCTGATTGTCGAAGACGACGAGGACAAGCGGCGGCAGGTCTCCGAGTTCCTCAAGGAACTGGCGCCAGACGCCGTGCTGCAGGAGGCGCGCTCGATGCAGAGCGGGCTGAGCGCCATCCTCAAGGGAGGCCAGGACCTCCTCATCCTCGATATGACGATGCCGACCTTCGACATCACCGCCGAGGAGGATGGCGGGCGTCCCCAGGCCTATGCGGGCCGGGAGCTACTGCGCCACATGAAGCGCCGGGGGATTCGCACCCCCGCCATCGTGCTGACGCAATTCGACCGGTTCGGTGAGGGCCTGGACCTCTTGACGCTCGAACAGCTCGATACCGCGCTGCGCGCCGCGCATGCCGGGCACTACCTGGGCGCGGTCTTCTACAGCGTGACGGACGAGAGCTGGAAGGCCCATCTGGAAAAGTTGATTCGTAGCCAGGTGCCCGCGGAGGGTTAG
- a CDS encoding DEAD/DEAH box helicase: protein MTFDELQLHDTLLRAVKAEGYTTPTPIQAKAIPQALAGRDVLGVAQTGTGKTAAFALPILQRLSAKAPAGGARPVRCLVLTPTRELAGQVGESFATYGKNLPLRHAVIFGGVGQNPQVQALRSGVDVLVATPGRLLDLMDQGFVSLRSLEVFVLDEADRMLDMGFIHDVRKVIKVLPQKRQTLFFSATMPPEIVDLSRNILTDPIRVEVTPVSSTAETVSQQVYFVEREQKRGLLTHLLKEGRIARALVFTRTKHGANRVAKQLEGAGVQAAAIHGNKSQNARERALDDFRAGSLRVLVATDIAARGIDIDGLSHVINYDLPNVPEQYVHRIGRTGRAGASGIAVSFCDGEERAYLRDIERTIRRSVPVVEDHPYRAGRSGPRPADYSAPAEPDRAPAGNRGGGRGGGRGQSQARASGNGGGGGGGGHPSGPSRRSRGGRGGGGRGEGRADGGRSGQGGGGGGGRGNVVASRGPSEHRRPAAPAAQAAGKAPEAAPRPARPSPKWF, encoded by the coding sequence ATGACTTTCGACGAACTCCAGCTTCACGACACCCTCCTGCGCGCCGTCAAGGCCGAGGGGTACACGACGCCCACGCCCATCCAGGCGAAGGCCATTCCCCAGGCGCTGGCCGGCCGGGACGTGCTCGGCGTGGCGCAGACGGGCACCGGCAAGACGGCCGCCTTCGCGCTCCCCATCCTCCAGCGGCTGTCCGCCAAGGCGCCCGCGGGCGGCGCGCGGCCGGTGCGCTGCCTCGTGCTCACCCCCACCCGCGAGCTGGCGGGGCAGGTGGGTGAGAGCTTCGCCACGTACGGCAAGAATCTCCCTCTGCGCCATGCCGTCATCTTCGGCGGCGTGGGCCAGAATCCCCAGGTGCAGGCGCTGCGCAGCGGCGTGGACGTGCTCGTCGCCACGCCGGGCCGCCTGCTGGACTTGATGGACCAGGGCTTCGTGTCCCTGCGCTCGCTCGAGGTGTTCGTGCTCGACGAGGCGGACCGCATGCTCGACATGGGCTTCATCCATGACGTGCGCAAGGTCATCAAGGTGCTGCCCCAGAAGCGGCAGACGCTCTTCTTCAGCGCCACGATGCCGCCTGAAATCGTGGACCTGTCGCGCAACATCCTCACCGACCCCATCCGGGTGGAGGTGACGCCGGTCTCCAGCACCGCGGAGACGGTGAGCCAGCAGGTGTACTTCGTGGAGCGCGAGCAGAAGCGCGGCCTGCTGACGCACCTGTTGAAGGAGGGCCGCATCGCCCGTGCGCTCGTCTTCACGCGCACGAAGCACGGCGCCAACCGCGTGGCGAAGCAGCTGGAGGGCGCGGGCGTGCAGGCCGCGGCCATCCACGGCAACAAGAGCCAGAACGCCCGTGAGCGCGCGCTGGACGACTTCCGCGCCGGCTCGCTCCGCGTGCTGGTGGCCACGGACATCGCCGCGCGTGGCATCGACATCGACGGGCTGAGCCACGTCATCAACTACGACCTGCCCAACGTGCCCGAGCAGTACGTGCACCGCATCGGCCGCACCGGCCGCGCGGGCGCCAGCGGCATCGCCGTGTCGTTCTGCGATGGCGAGGAGCGCGCGTACCTGCGTGACATCGAGCGCACCATCCGCCGCAGCGTGCCCGTGGTGGAGGACCACCCGTACCGCGCCGGCCGCTCGGGCCCGCGTCCCGCGGACTACTCGGCTCCGGCCGAGCCGGATCGCGCACCGGCTGGCAACAGGGGTGGGGGCCGTGGCGGGGGACGGGGTCAGTCCCAGGCCCGCGCTTCCGGCAATGGCGGTGGTGGTGGCGGGGGTGGGCATCCCTCCGGTCCGTCGCGTCGCAGCCGTGGCGGCCGGGGTGGTGGTGGCCGGGGTGAGGGGCGGGCCGACGGTGGCCGCTCCGGGCAGGGCGGTGGTGGCGGCGGAGGCCGTGGCAACGTCGTCGCGTCGCGTGGCCCGTCCGAGCACCGTCGTCCGGCCGCTCCCGCGGCGCAGGCCGCGGGGAAGGCTCCCGAGGCTGCTCCGCGTCCGGCGCGCCCGTCGCCGAAGTGGTTCTGA
- a CDS encoding metallophosphoesterase — MPRWVSLLLFFIPVLLLLLGGHVYLYRRLVRDVTEHRGLRRAAGALFTVGFAGAFGARALGAVLPSAASRVVGIVFLAWMGLVLYLLMFTLAADGVRAVARWRARRQAASGAPQSEPASPERRALLGRGLAIGAGVAGASVTGFGTWRAFHPPDVRDIPVRLPGLPKALEGFTLVQLTDIHIGGVLQRRFVDELVSRTNALKPDLIAITGDLVDGSVDTLGPFVAGFGALRARHGAFFVTGNHDYYSDADAWVAFVKGLGIQVLRNRSVTIGDGAASFQLAGVDDWSADRMGEPGYDLDAALRDVRADRASVLLAHQPSNFDEVARRGVGLQLSGHTHGGQMFPGTIVGDLIWGDRNAGLSRTAQSLLYVSRGCGFVGPPMRVGAPSEIARLVLLPG, encoded by the coding sequence ATGCCACGCTGGGTCAGCCTCCTCTTGTTCTTCATCCCGGTACTCCTGCTGCTGCTGGGCGGGCACGTCTATCTCTACCGCCGGCTGGTCCGTGACGTGACGGAGCACCGAGGCCTGCGCCGCGCGGCCGGGGCGCTCTTCACGGTGGGCTTCGCCGGGGCGTTCGGCGCCCGGGCCCTGGGCGCCGTCCTGCCGTCGGCCGCGTCGCGCGTGGTGGGCATCGTCTTCCTCGCGTGGATGGGCCTCGTCCTCTACCTGCTCATGTTCACCCTCGCGGCGGACGGGGTGCGCGCGGTGGCGAGGTGGCGGGCGCGCCGCCAGGCCGCATCCGGTGCACCGCAATCCGAGCCCGCGTCCCCGGAGCGCCGGGCACTGCTGGGCCGGGGCCTGGCGATTGGCGCCGGCGTGGCGGGCGCTTCGGTCACCGGCTTTGGCACCTGGCGCGCCTTCCACCCACCCGACGTGCGGGACATCCCCGTGCGCCTGCCCGGCCTTCCCAAGGCGCTGGAGGGCTTCACGCTGGTGCAGCTCACGGACATCCACATCGGCGGCGTGCTGCAGCGCCGGTTCGTGGACGAGCTGGTGTCGCGCACCAATGCGCTGAAGCCGGACCTCATCGCCATCACCGGCGACCTGGTGGACGGCTCCGTCGACACGCTGGGTCCCTTCGTCGCGGGCTTCGGCGCCCTGCGCGCCCGCCACGGGGCCTTCTTCGTCACCGGCAACCACGACTACTACTCGGACGCGGACGCGTGGGTCGCCTTCGTGAAGGGCCTGGGCATCCAGGTGCTGCGCAACCGCTCGGTGACGATTGGCGACGGCGCGGCGTCCTTCCAGCTCGCGGGCGTGGACGACTGGAGCGCGGACCGGATGGGCGAGCCCGGCTATGACCTGGACGCGGCGCTGCGCGACGTGCGGGCAGACCGCGCGTCGGTGCTGCTGGCGCACCAGCCCTCCAACTTCGACGAGGTCGCCCGGCGCGGCGTGGGGCTCCAGCTCTCCGGGCACACCCACGGCGGGCAGATGTTCCCCGGCACGATTGTGGGGGACCTCATCTGGGGCGACCGCAACGCCGGGCTGAGCCGGACGGCGCAATCCCTGCTCTACGTCAGCCGGGGCTGCGGCTTCGTCGGCCCGCCCATGCGTGTGGGTGCACCGTCGGAAATCGCACGGCTGGTGCTGCTCCCCGGGTAG
- a CDS encoding RNA polymerase sigma factor has product MGSPTDEELMERFRDGAQDAFEALFARHSGRVQGFLARMVRSGPLAEDLLQATFLSVIRSQGRYESGTRFLPWLMTIAANAARDALRHQRHVDAYASREDTSALTSVQPPAGDPSMRRHLLDALQQLPPDQREAVILSKVEGWSFEEIAALRGISAGAARIRAHRGYERLRELLGSLEEAR; this is encoded by the coding sequence ATGGGGAGTCCAACGGACGAAGAGCTGATGGAACGGTTTCGCGACGGCGCGCAGGATGCCTTCGAGGCGCTCTTCGCCCGACACTCAGGTCGGGTGCAGGGATTCCTCGCGCGCATGGTGCGCAGCGGACCGCTCGCGGAGGACCTCTTGCAGGCCACCTTCCTCTCCGTCATCCGTTCCCAGGGCCGGTACGAGTCCGGCACCCGCTTCCTGCCGTGGCTGATGACCATCGCCGCGAATGCCGCGCGGGACGCGCTGCGGCACCAGCGCCACGTGGACGCGTATGCCTCCCGCGAGGACACGTCCGCGCTCACGTCGGTGCAGCCGCCGGCCGGAGACCCGAGCATGCGCCGGCACCTGCTGGACGCGCTCCAGCAGCTCCCGCCGGACCAACGCGAGGCGGTGATTCTCAGCAAGGTGGAGGGCTGGTCCTTCGAGGAGATTGCCGCGCTGCGAGGCATCAGCGCGGGGGCGGCGCGCATCCGGGCGCACCGGGGTTATGAGCGACTGCGGGAGCTGCTGGGCTCGCTGGAGGAGGCGCGATGA